The Cucurbita pepo subsp. pepo cultivar mu-cu-16 chromosome LG18, ASM280686v2, whole genome shotgun sequence nucleotide sequence NNNNNNNNttttttttttttttttttttttttttttttttttttttttttttttttttttttttgtgtttttttaatagttacGGACACGTTTCACACACAGGGGGCTCCTCAAACCTTTGAAACGGGGTGGCACTGAGGTGAAGTTAGTAGGGGGTAGAATGGAGGGAAATCACAAATGAAGGTGGAGAGAATAAATGAAGTCCGCGGAGAAGAGGGCTTCGTGGGGTTTATTTCTAAAAGAAgtataacttttttataaCCTTTTATTTTGAGTCTGGCAAGTTTggcttttgttctttattggGTTTCTTTAAGTGGGCTTAGATGATTCAACTTATTGGTCATTTATTggccatttaatttttatgcactattttaatttgaacttaaattcaatgggtatttttttcttgattcacGTTTTTTATAAAAATCGTTAGTCATGTCCATGTCGTTTCTGCATCTGCGTCCGTGCTTTTTAGTTGCAATGTAATTCTTCTTAGTTTCTTTTGTGCATCCATTGCTTCTGATTTCTATTCTAAGTAAGTAAAAATCTTTAGCGATAGAGTCCTCGATGCACTTTGAAAGACATTGTTTGTAGTTCTACTGCAACTAATCTATCATACCCTGTCTCTGATCACTTTTTCCAATATATCACATTCTGTagttcaattttgtaattagGGAGTAAATAGTCTGCTCGTTGATTGTTAAGTGATCTCAGTATGCTGCTTATCTTTTCATTCACTAGACCCACTGCTAGGACCGTAATTTTCATTGTTGAATGAATATTTCCCTTAGCCTTGGGTTTAGGTTTCCTcccttttataatttcatacaATCTATGAAATTGTCCCTCACGCAAAAAAGATTGTTGTTTGGTCATCTAATTTTTCCCAATTAGctaataaaatttatcttGTAGCTTTCTCAACTGGTAGCTTATATGCCTCAGCTTCTGTAATTTACATCCAAGAATATGTTCATGGATTATCTTGCActacaaaatttgattttattggcCCTTCGTTTGTTGTACTTACCTATGTTTTGGCTGATTTATTAAATGCTTTTATTATATCTTATACAGGAGGTAGTCAGAGGAAGctgtttcttttatattaatgtTATCATTTTCTTGACCGAACAGGGATTTGACGAGTACATGAATTTAGTTCTTGATGATGCTGAGGAAGTTAATGTTaagaaaaagagtaaaaaagcACTCGGTATGTCTTCTTTCCCCCTCATTTGCTGTTGTCTTCTCTATACTTGAGTGGCGTTATCTGAAATGCCTTTCGTTTTTCCCCTTCAGGGAGGATTCTTCTCAAAGGAGACAATATAACGTTAATGATGAATACGTAAGTGAAATTGATCTTGCATTTCCTCTCCATTTCCCTTACACCaattaacttcttttttttcttcaaaacttCAGGGGAAAATGATGATCATCCAGCAGACCACATTATTGAGATAGTTTTCACTTGCATCGTATGGCGTTATAGCTTTTACAATCATCTTCCTTTTGGAGTTGTATCTTTCAACGTTTTAATCCATCGATGATTAACTAGTTATTATTTGGAAGTATAATGTTATTTCGCTGTTGGTAGATAATATCCTTTTAATTTATCGTCCTTATAACCGGTTGTTTATTCGTCTAATCCTTGAAATTATGGAACTAGGGCTCCTTGAATCGTAAACTATAAATGGTGGAGCATCGTTTGAGAACGTCCGGTTTATTTTGAGCGGGATGGGTGGTTGCCATAAATTTGTTTCACTGGGCTTCAACTGATTGTCTTTATCCTCGGAGAAAACAAAAGCTTCACCTTCCTTATGCTGTACAAGATTGATCACCAAGTTATGTTGTGACGATGCGCTCTAAATATTACTTTTAGAGGATTTGGTTACAACTCTTAAGCTACAACTTAGTCAGTCATTTTTGCTTAAGGCAACTGTTTAGGGTATGTAATCCTTGGACTTAATATCACTCCAAGCTGTCCAGCAGTATTGAGTATGCAAGCTCAAGCCAATTTACTGGATAGAAAACCAAATGACGAGAGAGGTCTATAGGCAGTAATTGGTGTGGGGTGCTAAATTATTCCCTTTTGATAGTATATGATCTATAGATCTAATACAGTGCTGGTTATTCTGCTTTTGTCGTTTTTACACGATAGAGGCAATCATGAAGTGGGAAAGGGGGCGTGATCGGATTAAAGGCAGACATCTAATAGTAGACTTTTGGTGATAAAAGGCATGTCTGAGCACCAGGGTGTGGGAAGAAAGATCGAACTACGGAGTGAGAGAGAATTATGGAGATGACACAAGTGagggtggcggtggcggtggctgGTGGGACACATACCATGGGGTCAGGGAATCACCTGGAATCACCTCCTAGGTCATGTGACCAAGCCGTTGTCTTCTGCTTGCAACTGGAGTATGAGAAAAGGCATGTGTACCCTTGAGTTGGAAACGACTGCGCTATCGCATTTGTTCTTCTACATTTATTGGTGACTGACTCATCCTCCACGCAtataatttctctctctttctctctctcacttgATGCAATACGCCACTCCATTCCATTCTTGTGTTGGTGCCTTCTGTGACACATTCCATAACCCCTGATTTCCCTCTCTCATGATTGGAGAAATGCATGATTGTTAAACAGTGCTTGACACAACATGAGAACATCactattattattgttcttattattattttaaccaaACAACCCATCTCTTGTTAACAAGTTTGGTTGatcaattttcttcattttgggTTGAACCTAACCTACGTGTTCTTCTGACCCTCGTACATTGGTGTATCAAGTTATTTGGCATTTGGAGATAGGAATTTGTTCATGATAGCTAGGTTGAATAATATGATTCTGTCACTCCCGATTCTCTGTGAAGCCTGGCTGTCGCCGATGCCCTTGCCCATGTGAGTTTTGGGTATGCTTTCACCAGAATGGGGTCTCAAATACTACAAAAGATAATGCCCCTTCAAACTTTTTGATGACATAGCTTTGTTGTGATGGAACAATACGAGCTGAGGGATATATTGATAGTGAAATTTCAGGAAACACAAAGGACCCTCGATCTACAATGCACATTCTACTCACACCTGGAGGGCTCCtcattcttcctttcaatCTTCATGTGAGGAGAAGGCTATTGCTGTGTCttagtttttcaaattttgaagacCGCACTTCCATAAACATAGCTCCTAACTTCACTCTGAACAAGCTTTGAAGACAGCTAAAATGGTCTATGAAGTTTGGAACTCAGCAATGTCATTTATAATATCGAACTCAAACAGATGGAATATCATTGATCCAATACCTTATCATCGGCAAAGAAAGGCTGTGTTGTGAGTAATAAAATGTTTGGGGGTTAATTCAAACTGCACTCGAGCCCTGCCTTGGCCTGACACAGAAAATGTTCCTGAAGCTGGGCCTCCAAAATTCTGCAAATCAGATTTGTGTGTCATTTCCGgccaaaacataaaaaaggaATAACTGGGGTCGACATCGGCATACACATTCCATTACATAGACGCAAACACAGTGTGCTGATTATGATTCCCACCATGCATCATGATCATTGCACTTCCTTGGTTGGTTACTTTTAGTTGTCTTGATTGGATGCATTGCTTCTTTCTCTCATATCTTCACACTTTAGGCCTATATCCTGTAGGCtaattatgtaattatattcatttttagaaGATAAAAGACGTCATAGTTATTTACaagatgtctcacattggttgaaaaggaaaacaaagcattccttataagaatgtgaaaatctctccacagtagacacgttttaaaatcgtgaagttgatagcaatacataacgggctaaagtggaaaatatttgctagcagtggacttaaATTGTCACACTACTTGTACTTGACCTAGTTAATACATGCATTTTCAAGAACGCCAAACAAGACCGACatcgaaaaagaaagcaaaagaaaacaaaagaaacaatatgTATGTGTTGGATGGGAAAGTTGAAACCGTACAGTTGGCATTAGAAGGACACATGCGACCAAATCTGAATGTTTTTTCCTGTTTTGTGCCAAACGAGATGATATCTTAGCTTAGCAAAGCAACGGTGGGAGACCTTGAGGATGAGGGGTGGGGGAGGGAGAAATGTGTGAATGTGATTGCTTGAAGTTGAAGGTAGTAAATTATGGTTTACTACAGTTGAAAGCAgagaggagaaggagaaggtaAAAGAAGTTGACCCTTCTGTTTGGGTTTGTCCTTTTTGAGTGTCTATTTAACCCTCCATGTTTTGTTCCATTTCAGGGCAAACCCACATGTTCCATGTCCCACCTTCATCAGCCTTTACAACCAaaccaatccaatccaatccaatccatcCCCCTGATGGATCCAAATGATTCAACtcacttttcttccttttatcaACCCCTTTCATCATTAGCACATACATAATCCTTCAACTATTTGAGTTATGTCTTAATCTTTACAATTTGGAAGTGGGATTCCATGTTTCCATCAtctttagttttcatttttctatgtTTTGAACGAATTATTGAGGAAAAGACATCGATTTGCAGTGCCTCCGGGTTGCTATGCAGATTGAATGgttaataaatctaaataaacaaAGTGCTTCAAAAAGCATACTTGTTTGCATTAAGATAAAGCATGACAACAAAATCTAATCATTTATGGGAAGACCTCTTCTGTTCTAccccatctttctttttctctttgttttttccccCCCAAAGATGTTCATAGCTTTTCCAATCACTTCACTctattcttttcaattatGATAATCATTTTGTGTCCTTCCTTATATACGTAATCCCCAATCTTTCTTGTGGGCATACACCATCTTTAGTGTACTCTTACAATAGCTCTCACTAGGCCAGTTTCAATATATATGTAAACTTGGTGTACTTACAAATTTGGAATGGTGGTCAGTTACTTATTGCCTATTACGGATAAATCTCCACATTcctataagaaatgcttcgttacCTTTCCAaccatgagatctcacaatcacaattcactccctttgAGGTgtccaacatcctcgctaacacaccgcctgatgtttgactctgatatcatttgtaacagctcaagcccaccgccagtagatattgtctgctttggcccattacgtattgtcatcagcctcacggtttttaaaatgcgtctactggagagagatttccacacccttataaggaatgtttcgtccccctctccaaccaaatggtattagagccagacactaggtgatgtgctagtgaggacgctagccctcaagggggtggattgtaggatcccatatcggttggagagtgaacaaaacattcattataaagctgacaacgatacgtaacgggtcatagcaaacaatatctaccaaaAGTAAACTTGTTGGATGGAGAGTACGCTGAGAGTGACAGGATCTGTGAGTTTAATGAAGCTTAGGTAAGAAAATATATGTTGTACT carries:
- the LOC111780137 gene encoding small nuclear ribonucleoprotein E-like; this encodes MASTKVQRIMTQPINLIFRFLQSKARIQIWLFEQKDLRIEGRIIGFDEYMNLVLDDAEEVNVKKKSKKALGRILLKGDNITLMMNTGK